The Henckelia pumila isolate YLH828 chromosome 2, ASM3356847v2, whole genome shotgun sequence genome includes a window with the following:
- the LOC140885121 gene encoding uncharacterized protein: MHCRYHHKMSRKGYIGLEAELREKNIIAEDEEVDRSILWRKAREDKSGIITSPDTSEVAEKIDDLLEKKEKGEFKVSGMNDVLTTALGSQEHHGRVRGVGGFVKPHVFLKTPRKKRESFQKTTTGNINEQLEETRLLKAELEKLKAQLASVLPIINDRSSEIVASNKSSEIQCPKQKQSKDMDPKLSKDLEDFYECGPPDMKGKKCHLAVKKCENVVAYGTVISEGGPNVMIHNVPLGEENFKVSVDVVLDETAMLPIPIKSGPTIVTDAIGAIVGWPKELVIFPKKKVL; encoded by the exons ATGCACTGTAGATATCACCACAAAATGTCTCGTAAGGGTTACATCGGATTGGAGGCTGAACTG AGGGAGAAAAACATAATTGCTGAAGACGAAGAAGTTGATAGATCGATTCTTTGGCGTAAAGCTCGTGAAGACAAATCTGGAATCATTACGAGTCCGGACACATCAGAAGTTGCTgaaaaaatt GATGACTTATTGGAGAAAAAGGAAAAAGGAGAATTCAAGGTTTCTGGAATGAATGATGTTTTAACCACTGCCTTAGGAAGTCAGGAACACCATGGAAGGGTTCGAGGTGTGGGAGGATTTGTAAAACCTCACGTTTTTCTTAAGACTCCAAGAAAAAAGAGGGAATCATTCCAGAAAACTACAACGGGAAACATCAATGAACAATTGGAGGAGACTAGACTTTTGAAGGCTGAATTAGAGAAGTTGAAGGCTCAACTTGCTAGTGTTTTGCCAATCATCAATGATCGAAGTTCTGAGATTGTAGCATCAAACAAGTCCTCAGAAATTCAATGTCCAAAGCAAAAACAATCGAAGGATATGGACCCAAAGTTGTCAAAGGATTTGGAAGATTTTTATGAATGCGGCCCTCCTGACATGAAG GGTAAAAAATGCCACCTTGCCGTCAAAAAATGTGAAAATGTGGTGGCGTATGGCACAGTAATATCAGAGGGAGGCCCAAATGTCATGATTCACAATGTTCCACTTGGGGAAGAGAACTTCAAGGTGTCTGTTGATGTTGTGTTAGATGAAACAGCAATGCTTCCAATCCCAATTAAGTCTGGACCAACAATCGTTACTGATGCAATTGGAGCCATTGTTGGTTGGCCTAAAGAGTTGGTAATTTTTCCAAAGAAAAAGGTATTGTGA
- the LOC140883950 gene encoding zinc finger protein CONSTANS-LIKE 5-like, which yields MGLMSMHGDGGGGAAAKYFPPSRSCDYCESAAALLFCRADSAFLCIACDSKLHVSHTKHERVWMCEVCEQAPAVFACKADAAVLCSDCDRDIHSANPLSRRHDRTPVVPFYENAESVVLNSSSAAPFHVPTHNSDGIVEHADLLNNPSSWMPTKIPDAKSIEFLLSDSDQLLDFEISQQISSHLVSDCVVPVQTTTSKPPVPAALSHQNYSSENRFEIDFTTSNINPYNNSYAATPSLSHSFSSSSMDLGVVPDGSALSDISYPFPSNVDSAAELGGFPVSGLDREARVLRYREKRKNRRFQKTIRYASRKAYAETRPRIKGRFAKRTDGELEGDPVFIPGSPDYVFDTRYDVVMSF from the exons ATGGGATTAATGTCCATGCATGGAGATGGAGGAGGAGGAGCGGCGGCCAAGTATTTCCCGCCGTCCAGGAGCTGCGACTATTGCGAATCAGCGGCGGCGCTGCTCTTCTGCAGGGCCGACTCCGCCTTCTTGTGTATCGCCTGCGATTCCAAGCTGCACGTTTCCCACACCAAACACGAGCGTGTGTGGATGTGCGAGGTGTGTGAGCAGGCCCCTGCCGTATTCGCCTGTAAAGCCGACGCCGCCGTGCTTTGTTCCGACTGCGACCGCGACATACACTCCGCCAACCCCCTCTCCCGCCGCCACGACCGGACGCCGGTGGTACCCTTTTACGAGAATGCCGAATCTGTCGTCTTGAACTCCTCCTCCGCCGCGCCGTTTCACGTGCCCACCCACAACTCCGACGGCATCGTAGAACACGCCGACCTTTTGAACAACCCATCTTCGTGGATGCCAACGAAAATCCCGGACGCCAAATCCATCGAATTCTTGCTGTCCGACTCAGATCagcttttggatttcgagaTCTCCCAGCAAATCTCGTCACACCTCGTCAGCGACTGTGTTGTCCCCGTACAAACCACCACCAGCAAACCGCCGGTGCCGGCGGCTCTATCACACCAAAACTACTCATCAGAGAACCGATTCGAGATAGATTTCACGACATCAAACATTAATCCCTACAACAACAGCTACGCCGCCACCCCATCTCTCAGCCACAGT TTTTCATCATCGTCCATGGACTTGGGTGTTGTCCCAGACGGCAGCGCCCTGTCGGATATATCGTACCCTTTTCCGAGCAACGTCGACTCCGCGGCGGAGCTCGGCGGTTTTCCGGTGTCGGGACTGGACAGAGAAGCTAGGGTGTTGAGGTACAGGGAGAAGAGAAAGAATCGAAGATTCCAGAAGACAATACGCTACGCTTCCCGGAAAGCGTACGCGGAAACCAGGCCGAGAATCAAAGGCCGGTTCGCCAAGAGAACCGACGGCGAGCTGGAAGGCGACCCGGTTTTCATTCCCGGTTCACCTGATTATGTCTTTGATACCAGATACGATGTTGTCATGTCGTTCTGA